One Pectobacterium colocasium DNA segment encodes these proteins:
- a CDS encoding HlyD family secretion protein, with the protein MTQPHQPASRSTRKWLLQAILLIVVVWIAYRFWLAYQPEPIRLQGQIEAQQYSVSSKVAGRIADVPVQKGQQLDVGDLVFTLLTPELDAKLEQAKAGEAAAGAVALEAKKGAREQQIAAAKDQWQKAKAGSELSHKTYLRVQNLYQEGVLPLQKRDEAKASWDAARYTEGMAWQEYQMAQEGTRKETQVAAEEKARMAAGSVAEVEAYLAEARVVSPHTGEVSNVLLRSGEIAPQGFPVVTLLDMSDIWIQLAVREDLLERFAMGTEFEARIPALNNQTFRFKVSYISVMGDFATWRATDTRQGFDMRTFEVEARPIQPINGLRVGMSALVEM; encoded by the coding sequence ATGACCCAACCCCACCAGCCCGCTTCACGTTCAACACGCAAATGGCTTCTTCAGGCCATCCTGCTGATTGTGGTTGTCTGGATAGCGTATCGCTTCTGGCTCGCCTACCAGCCCGAACCGATACGCTTACAGGGGCAAATCGAAGCACAGCAGTATTCCGTGTCGTCAAAAGTGGCTGGCCGTATCGCAGACGTGCCGGTACAAAAAGGCCAGCAGCTTGACGTGGGCGATCTCGTCTTCACGCTCCTGACACCGGAACTGGACGCAAAGCTGGAGCAGGCAAAAGCTGGCGAAGCCGCGGCGGGCGCGGTGGCGCTAGAGGCCAAGAAAGGCGCACGTGAGCAGCAGATCGCCGCTGCCAAAGATCAGTGGCAAAAAGCCAAAGCCGGTTCCGAGCTAAGCCATAAGACCTACCTGCGCGTGCAGAATCTCTATCAGGAAGGAGTACTGCCGCTGCAAAAGCGGGATGAAGCCAAAGCCTCCTGGGATGCCGCACGCTATACCGAAGGGATGGCGTGGCAGGAATATCAAATGGCGCAGGAAGGCACACGGAAAGAAACCCAGGTAGCCGCAGAGGAAAAAGCCCGTATGGCCGCCGGTTCCGTGGCCGAGGTGGAAGCCTATCTGGCAGAGGCGCGCGTTGTTAGCCCGCACACGGGAGAGGTCAGCAATGTGTTGCTGCGCAGCGGCGAAATTGCGCCACAGGGCTTTCCTGTGGTTACGCTACTGGACATGAGCGACATCTGGATCCAACTGGCGGTACGCGAGGATCTCCTTGAGCGCTTTGCGATGGGCACCGAGTTTGAGGCACGTATTCCGGCGCTGAACAACCAGACATTCCGGTTCAAGGTGTCCTACATCTCCGTCATGGGGGATTTCGCCACGTGGCGTGCAACGGATACCCGACAAGGGTTTGATATGCGAACATTCGAAGTAGAAGCGCGTCCGATTCAACCGATTAACGGGCTACGCGTCGGCATGAGCGCACTGGTAGAAATGTGA
- a CDS encoding ABC transporter permease — translation MLTFATLIWFELRSLLRDPTILLTLFGGILLYSFLYPRPYLAQTPRELPVVLVDEDGTQLSRRLAFMANATPEVRLVAQRNTLDEAKALLLHGEAKGILYIPRHFYRDIMQGKSVTVSYSADASYFLIYGAIAQSLATVGGTVGAQVKVARLLAQGEGIPAASSQWQATSLNAVPVFNPTMGYVDYVVPGVFMLILHQILLMGCGLLGAGQNQRTRSGEVRYWQYATPWRLLLARTLVVGSAYLLSLLYMLGFCLDAYGIAREASMSQLLLFALPFLLSTLWLGVVLGAAFTRKDLPSQAVLLSSIPIVFLSGFIWPVEMIPAPLNLLAQWVPAVFTIQGILRLNQMGADFAQIGAFWWHLWLLAALYGLLAWGMLGYRQRQYRREHQAARRWLAHN, via the coding sequence ATGCTGACCTTCGCCACCCTCATCTGGTTTGAGCTGCGCAGCTTACTGCGCGATCCAACCATCTTGCTCACGCTGTTCGGCGGGATTCTGCTCTATTCCTTTCTCTATCCGCGACCTTACCTCGCCCAGACGCCACGCGAACTGCCGGTAGTGCTGGTTGATGAAGATGGCACTCAGCTCTCACGCCGTCTGGCGTTTATGGCTAACGCCACGCCGGAGGTACGGCTGGTGGCGCAGCGCAACACGCTGGATGAAGCCAAAGCGCTGCTGCTGCACGGCGAAGCAAAAGGGATTCTCTATATTCCGCGCCATTTCTACCGCGATATCATGCAGGGAAAAAGCGTCACGGTAAGCTATTCAGCCGATGCCAGCTACTTCCTGATCTACGGCGCGATCGCACAGTCTCTGGCGACGGTCGGTGGTACCGTAGGCGCGCAGGTTAAAGTCGCACGGCTGTTGGCTCAGGGGGAAGGCATACCCGCAGCAAGCTCACAGTGGCAGGCAACCTCGCTGAATGCCGTGCCGGTATTTAACCCCACCATGGGCTATGTCGATTACGTGGTTCCCGGCGTTTTCATGTTGATACTGCACCAAATTTTGCTGATGGGATGCGGCCTGCTCGGTGCTGGACAAAATCAGCGCACACGATCTGGCGAGGTGCGCTACTGGCAATATGCCACACCGTGGCGTTTGCTGCTGGCACGTACACTGGTTGTGGGCAGTGCCTATTTGCTCTCGCTGCTCTACATGCTCGGCTTTTGTCTTGACGCCTATGGCATCGCGCGTGAAGCCAGCATGAGCCAACTGCTGTTGTTTGCGCTGCCCTTTTTGCTCTCAACGCTATGGCTCGGTGTGGTGCTGGGGGCGGCCTTTACGCGCAAAGATCTCCCCAGTCAGGCGGTGCTGCTCTCTTCCATTCCGATTGTCTTTCTTTCTGGCTTCATCTGGCCCGTGGAAATGATCCCCGCGCCTCTGAACTTGCTGGCACAGTGGGTACCTGCCGTCTTCACGATTCAGGGAATATTGCGTCTTAATCAGATGGGTGCCGACTTTGCCCAGATCGGCGCATTCTGGTGGCATTTATGGCTGTTGGCTGCCCTATACGGCCTGCTGGCCTGGGGGATGTTAGGGTATCGACAACGGCAATATCGCAGAGAACATCAGGCCGCGCGTCGCTGGCTGGCACATAATTGA
- the aspA gene encoding aspartate ammonia-lyase, whose translation MSTNIRIEEDLLGTREVPADAYYGIHTLRAIENFYISNSTISDIPEFVRAMVMVKKAAALANKELQTIPRNIANTILQACDEVLNNGKCLDQFPVDVYQGGAGTSVNMNTNEVLANIGLELMGHQKGEYQYLNPNDHLNKCQSTNDAYPTGFRIAVYTSILKLVEAITQLSDGFERKAKEFENILKMGRTQLQDAVPMTLGQEFHAFNVLLKEENRNLLRTAELLLEVNLGATAIGTRLNTPDEYQKLAVQHLAKVSGLPCVPAEDLIEATSDCGAYVMMHSALKRVAVKLSKICNDLRLLSSGPRTGLNEINLPELQAGSSIMPAKVNPVVPEVVNQVCFKVIGNDTCVTMAAEAGQLQLNVMEPVIGQAMFESIQILSSACYNLLEKCVDGITANKDVCEAYVFNSIGIVTYLNPFIGHHNGDIVGKICAETGKSVREVVLERGLLTEEQLDDIFSIQNLMHPAYKAKRYTDENEAV comes from the coding sequence ATGTCAACGAATATCCGTATTGAAGAAGACCTGTTAGGTACCCGCGAAGTCCCTGCCGATGCCTATTATGGTATCCATACGCTGCGCGCGATTGAGAACTTTTATATTAGCAATAGCACCATCAGCGATATTCCAGAATTCGTCCGCGCCATGGTGATGGTAAAAAAAGCCGCCGCGCTGGCGAATAAAGAACTGCAAACCATCCCGCGCAACATTGCCAACACGATTCTGCAAGCCTGTGATGAAGTGCTGAATAACGGTAAATGTCTGGATCAGTTCCCTGTCGATGTCTATCAGGGCGGCGCAGGCACATCAGTCAACATGAACACCAACGAAGTGCTGGCGAATATCGGTCTGGAACTGATGGGTCACCAGAAAGGTGAATACCAATACCTGAACCCGAACGACCACCTGAACAAATGCCAGTCTACCAACGATGCCTACCCGACCGGCTTTCGCATCGCAGTGTACACCTCCATCCTGAAACTGGTCGAAGCAATTACTCAACTGAGCGATGGCTTTGAGCGCAAAGCAAAAGAGTTTGAAAACATCCTGAAAATGGGTCGTACCCAGTTGCAAGATGCCGTACCGATGACTCTCGGCCAAGAATTTCACGCGTTCAACGTGCTGCTGAAAGAAGAAAACCGCAACCTGCTGCGCACGGCCGAACTGCTGCTGGAAGTGAACCTGGGCGCGACCGCCATCGGTACACGTCTGAACACCCCGGATGAATACCAGAAACTGGCCGTTCAACATCTGGCAAAAGTCAGCGGCCTGCCTTGCGTACCAGCGGAAGACCTGATCGAAGCCACTTCCGACTGTGGTGCGTACGTAATGATGCACAGCGCCCTGAAACGTGTGGCGGTAAAACTGTCGAAGATCTGTAACGACCTGCGCCTGCTGTCTTCCGGCCCGCGCACTGGCCTGAACGAAATCAACCTGCCGGAATTGCAGGCGGGCTCGTCCATCATGCCAGCCAAAGTTAACCCTGTGGTACCGGAAGTCGTGAATCAGGTGTGCTTCAAAGTCATCGGCAACGATACCTGCGTCACCATGGCGGCAGAAGCCGGTCAGCTACAGCTGAACGTGATGGAACCCGTTATCGGACAAGCCATGTTCGAATCCATCCAGATTCTGTCCAGCGCCTGCTACAACCTGCTGGAAAAATGCGTCGACGGCATCACCGCGAACAAAGATGTGTGTGAAGCTTACGTCTTCAACTCTATCGGTATCGTGACTTACCTGAACCCGTTCATTGGTCACCACAACGGCGATATCGTCGGGAAAATCTGTGCCGAAACCGGTAAGAGCGTACGCGAAGTGGTGCTGGAGCGTGGTCTGCTGACCGAAGAACAGCTGGATGATATTTTCTCCATCCAGAACCTGATGCACCCAGCCTATAAAGCCAAACGCTACACCGACGAAAACGAAGCCGTGTAA
- a CDS encoding ABC transporter permease: MMREWRALWRDRWGMALALWLPLITMLMTWWTLSGAIVRELPIGLVDLDNSTMSRQFARELHASPSFNLNHQFPSVAEGSASLRGGEIYALVAIPRHFERDIRQGTSPTITAWNNGQFVLVAKVINSSLALVAGTFNGQIAVMQALAQGAAVPEAKGLAVPIGGQITALFNQNANYAQFLLNAIIPSIWSILLALYGLNTLAREDRHGALWVPENHTAAIGAKFLTHWLIGWTWGGLWSYGLYSLLDYPLSGSALLLFVAIGVTAGACVALGMAFYALIRDPARAVSIVGALMAPGLAFMGITFPAAAMETFATFWRQLLPVAHYGDIAIAITSYGAGVIQIAHALVALALFWLLLPLTLWRYRPRDKEVAC; encoded by the coding sequence ATGATGCGCGAATGGAGGGCGCTGTGGCGCGATCGCTGGGGGATGGCGCTAGCGCTCTGGCTGCCGCTTATCACCATGCTGATGACCTGGTGGACACTATCCGGGGCGATTGTCCGCGAACTCCCCATCGGCTTGGTTGATCTGGACAACAGCACGATGTCGCGCCAGTTTGCCAGAGAACTGCATGCTTCCCCCTCTTTCAACCTGAACCATCAGTTCCCGTCAGTGGCAGAAGGCTCAGCCTCATTGCGTGGCGGCGAGATCTATGCGCTGGTGGCCATCCCACGCCACTTTGAGCGTGATATCCGGCAGGGAACATCACCGACCATCACCGCCTGGAATAACGGGCAATTCGTTTTGGTTGCGAAAGTTATCAACAGCTCGCTGGCGCTGGTGGCGGGAACATTCAACGGACAGATCGCCGTGATGCAGGCACTGGCTCAGGGGGCAGCCGTTCCTGAAGCCAAAGGACTGGCGGTGCCGATCGGCGGACAGATTACCGCGCTGTTTAACCAAAACGCCAACTACGCCCAGTTTTTGCTGAACGCGATTATTCCCTCGATCTGGTCGATTCTACTCGCGCTCTACGGCCTGAATACGCTGGCTCGGGAAGATCGGCACGGAGCACTCTGGGTGCCGGAGAACCACACTGCGGCCATCGGTGCTAAATTCCTGACGCACTGGCTGATAGGCTGGACGTGGGGCGGCTTATGGAGCTACGGGCTGTATAGCCTGCTTGATTACCCACTCAGCGGCTCAGCGCTGCTGCTCTTCGTCGCGATCGGTGTGACGGCTGGTGCCTGCGTGGCACTGGGCATGGCCTTCTATGCGCTGATTCGCGATCCGGCACGTGCCGTTTCCATTGTCGGCGCGTTAATGGCTCCCGGACTGGCATTTATGGGTATCACCTTTCCGGCGGCAGCAATGGAGACATTCGCCACATTCTGGCGACAGTTGCTGCCCGTCGCTCACTATGGCGATATCGCGATTGCCATCACCAGCTACGGCGCAGGGGTCATTCAGATCGCGCATGCATTGGTAGCGCTCGCCCTATTCTGGCTGCTACTACCGCTGACTCTCTGGCGCTACCGACCCCGTGACAAGGAGGTAGCATGCTGA
- a CDS encoding TolC family protein codes for MPRVTHSKKRFLAYFPAALLLLLLQCWSPTAFGQPLSFNQAWVRLLQSDDGIAAEHAGVDRAQSLKESAKGLYWPQVNVGASYTRLDKPVELDARDLNPLSNHRDIFAALNQLINISGNPFVTRFTEQNVVTSSVQVVWPLFTGGRIDAAQSIRAAQVNEAEQMLIVRTLAQFEALAQTYYGVVMAHQVMKTRQDIEKGMAQHYDHARKLEAQGQIARVEVLSAQSAYDMARIETQKARRNMETTEMVFAKLIKTEGATPSSSLFINKTLPELPALVKQTLNTHPGLKVLSAKRDQAKDLIRIERAKYAPDVFLFGNYQLYEQDTLAARTTPDWMVGVGVSVPLISREGRSDNIAAAKSAEMQVNYLEADMRQNLEIMVESTWREARLALEEFNSLSSTEKLAEENVRLRNKAFTQGMSTSLDVVDALNQLAGAKTQRASAAYRYVVSIARLMAISGQINRFADYQTHYAIQVTP; via the coding sequence ATGCCACGAGTAACACACAGCAAAAAACGATTTCTGGCTTATTTCCCCGCTGCGCTATTGCTATTGCTATTGCAGTGCTGGTCGCCCACGGCATTTGGGCAGCCCCTCTCATTTAATCAGGCCTGGGTACGCCTGCTGCAAAGCGATGATGGCATTGCCGCTGAGCACGCCGGAGTCGATCGCGCTCAGTCCCTGAAAGAGTCTGCCAAAGGTCTCTATTGGCCGCAGGTCAACGTGGGCGCAAGCTATACGCGCCTCGATAAACCTGTTGAGCTGGATGCGCGCGACTTAAACCCGCTGTCGAATCACCGGGACATCTTTGCCGCACTCAATCAGTTGATTAATATCAGCGGCAATCCCTTCGTCACCCGCTTCACAGAACAAAATGTGGTCACCAGCTCCGTTCAGGTCGTCTGGCCGTTATTCACCGGAGGCCGAATTGATGCCGCGCAGTCAATTCGGGCCGCGCAGGTGAATGAGGCAGAGCAGATGCTGATTGTCCGCACGCTGGCGCAGTTTGAGGCGCTGGCACAGACTTACTACGGCGTGGTGATGGCACATCAGGTGATGAAGACGCGTCAGGATATCGAGAAAGGTATGGCGCAACACTATGATCACGCCCGTAAGCTGGAAGCGCAGGGGCAGATCGCCCGGGTCGAGGTGCTGTCCGCCCAATCCGCTTATGACATGGCGCGCATAGAAACACAAAAAGCGCGGCGAAATATGGAGACCACCGAAATGGTCTTCGCGAAGTTGATCAAGACAGAAGGTGCCACCCCCTCTTCTTCGCTGTTCATCAATAAAACGCTGCCCGAACTGCCTGCGTTGGTGAAACAAACGCTCAACACCCACCCCGGTCTCAAGGTGCTTTCTGCCAAGCGCGATCAGGCCAAAGATCTTATCCGTATTGAGCGTGCCAAATACGCACCTGACGTGTTCTTATTCGGCAATTATCAGCTCTATGAACAGGACACGCTGGCCGCCAGAACCACACCGGACTGGATGGTGGGCGTCGGCGTTTCCGTCCCGCTCATCAGCCGTGAAGGCCGTTCCGACAATATTGCCGCTGCGAAAAGCGCAGAAATGCAGGTTAACTATCTGGAAGCCGATATGCGGCAAAATCTTGAAATCATGGTCGAGAGTACATGGCGAGAAGCCCGACTGGCGCTGGAAGAATTCAACTCCCTGTCTTCGACAGAAAAACTGGCCGAAGAGAACGTCCGGTTGCGCAACAAGGCATTTACGCAAGGGATGTCTACCTCGCTAGACGTGGTGGATGCGCTAAACCAACTGGCCGGTGCCAAAACACAACGCGCCTCCGCAGCTTATCGTTACGTGGTTTCCATCGCCAGATTAATGGCCATTTCCGGCCAGATAAACCGCTTTGCTGACTACCAGACCCACTACGCCATACAGGTGACGCCATGA
- a CDS encoding lipase family protein: MFPLPKIKQYPLALCLIISASVVAPFSFADTKAPGTLLKKVPLGEEYGLMEAAEQYRIQYHSRSGVDGKSPRDDTGAVFIPKGEAPEGGWPVVVWTHGTIGVASSCAPSLNPRSARDAQYLNTWLSLGFAIVAPDYAGLGSDGLHHYLNSRGEAWSVLDSVKASLSTFPLRNQLTLVGQSQGAHAAFATAGYQPDYAPSLHIASTVLTGTPYFDDKTSAAELFAGESGEGGDPKIPYVMYIYLSAADINKELKVDDYFTPKAAAVVADARKMCIGELTQKVMAEGLNAKNSLKPAIQGLLDSQTANLRYNTLKVNQPVFIGIGTSDINVPTKMQRHFAEDVISAGTSAEVHEYKGMNHSETVNVSLRNSVPFVWSAKQ; encoded by the coding sequence ATGTTTCCTTTGCCTAAAATAAAACAATACCCCTTAGCGTTATGCCTCATTATATCAGCCAGTGTGGTGGCACCGTTTTCTTTCGCAGACACGAAGGCGCCTGGCACACTATTAAAAAAAGTGCCGTTGGGTGAGGAGTATGGCCTCATGGAGGCCGCTGAGCAGTATCGGATCCAGTATCATTCTCGAAGTGGTGTGGATGGCAAAAGTCCACGTGACGATACCGGTGCTGTTTTTATCCCCAAAGGTGAGGCGCCAGAAGGCGGTTGGCCTGTCGTCGTGTGGACGCATGGAACGATAGGTGTGGCGAGCTCTTGCGCGCCGTCTCTCAATCCACGTTCAGCACGGGATGCGCAGTATTTAAATACCTGGTTATCGTTGGGGTTTGCCATTGTGGCACCAGATTATGCGGGGCTGGGATCGGATGGGCTGCATCACTATCTCAATTCACGCGGTGAGGCATGGAGCGTGTTGGATAGCGTAAAAGCGTCTCTGAGTACATTCCCGCTACGTAATCAGTTAACGCTTGTCGGCCAGTCACAGGGGGCGCATGCGGCCTTTGCGACAGCAGGCTACCAACCGGATTATGCGCCGAGTTTGCATATCGCCTCGACCGTATTGACTGGTACACCCTATTTTGACGACAAAACCTCTGCGGCAGAGCTTTTTGCTGGGGAAAGCGGAGAGGGCGGCGATCCGAAAATCCCTTATGTGATGTATATCTATCTCTCGGCGGCCGATATCAATAAAGAGCTTAAGGTTGATGATTATTTCACACCGAAAGCTGCGGCCGTTGTCGCTGACGCACGTAAGATGTGTATCGGTGAACTGACGCAGAAGGTAATGGCCGAGGGGCTGAATGCGAAGAATAGCCTGAAGCCTGCGATACAAGGATTACTGGACAGCCAAACCGCGAATTTGCGCTACAACACACTCAAGGTTAACCAACCGGTCTTCATTGGGATTGGGACTAGCGACATTAACGTACCGACGAAGATGCAGCGTCACTTTGCGGAAGATGTCATTAGTGCAGGGACGTCAGCAGAAGTGCATGAATATAAGGGCATGAACCACAGCGAAACGGTTAATGTTTCGCTGCGTAATTCGGTTCCTTTTGTGTGGTCAGCAAAACAGTAA
- a CDS encoding LysR family transcriptional regulator: MVKRTVSANKSIDMYAVYVFVTMAEAGSMTAAAARLGLTPSAISQTIRLLEEDFGVKLVNRARRPFVLTPYGIALKNRGEILTEEIANLKAQVLEAGKGIKPDLRIGLVDSFAITCGSVFTKSLMKSSSQLLIRTGLSPQQGEALMRRELDMIVTSDPLIDSDSVVRHQLFSEGYFIITPPDYRKRIKTVEDIRELSAALPLVRFNRNSQIGMQIERYLRRIDVRVPNMLEFDNADTLTSMVAAGIGWAVTTPLSFLQSVAHSREVLTHMPEQLNIKRSLYIVGHRDEYSAFFEEACDVTHDIIKTVFIPKLKTLNRGIEKLVEINPDNME; this comes from the coding sequence ATGGTTAAACGCACAGTGTCCGCCAATAAATCGATCGATATGTACGCCGTCTATGTCTTTGTAACAATGGCGGAAGCAGGAAGCATGACGGCAGCCGCCGCGCGGCTAGGCCTGACACCCTCTGCCATTTCGCAGACGATTCGGTTATTGGAAGAAGATTTCGGCGTCAAATTGGTTAACCGGGCTCGTCGCCCCTTTGTCCTGACGCCCTACGGCATTGCGTTGAAAAACCGAGGAGAAATCCTGACGGAGGAGATCGCAAACCTGAAGGCACAGGTGCTGGAAGCAGGAAAAGGGATTAAACCCGACTTGCGTATCGGCCTAGTGGATTCATTCGCGATCACTTGCGGTTCAGTGTTTACCAAGAGTTTGATGAAGAGTTCGTCGCAGTTGTTGATTCGTACCGGACTCAGTCCGCAGCAGGGTGAAGCGCTAATGCGCCGCGAGCTGGATATGATCGTCACCAGCGACCCATTGATCGACAGCGATAGCGTGGTGCGTCACCAGCTGTTTTCCGAAGGCTATTTCATTATCACGCCGCCGGATTACCGCAAACGCATCAAAACCGTCGAGGACATCCGCGAGCTTTCCGCCGCACTGCCGCTGGTGCGTTTTAACCGGAACTCGCAGATTGGGATGCAGATTGAGCGCTACCTGCGCCGCATCGATGTCCGCGTACCGAACATGCTCGAATTTGATAACGCGGATACCTTAACGTCGATGGTAGCGGCAGGCATCGGGTGGGCGGTAACGACCCCGCTGAGTTTCCTGCAATCCGTTGCGCACTCCCGCGAAGTGCTAACGCATATGCCGGAACAACTGAATATCAAGCGCTCGCTGTATATTGTCGGGCACCGTGATGAATACAGCGCGTTCTTTGAAGAAGCGTGTGATGTCACACATGACATTATCAAAACCGTATTTATTCCGAAATTGAAAACGCTGAACCGTGGAATAGAAAAGCTGGTTGAGATCAACCCGGATAATATGGAATAA